The Solanum lycopersicum chromosome 9, SLM_r2.1 genome window below encodes:
- the LOC138338437 gene encoding uncharacterized protein, producing the protein MAPRDGNESDNDEEIQNQMTSHEMGTTEEIRVLRQQMAEMYEAWMSRQPPPSSIRDYFNTNMSHPIQVSKSYPIYPPRFDPYANTSNVAGTSMARPSNTPVISNPHFVSTAPTNNIPQPTMVPKSNNDHPPKVWREESYTLKETIKTPSSHSHNHQYSSPVEIERMVKNEEHEEMTKKMNSLEQSIRDMQGLGGHKGISFSDLCMFPQVHLPAGFKTPMFEKYDGHGDPIVHLNRYCNQLRGAEGKEELLMAYFGESLIGIESEWFIDQNITNWHTWNDLARCLVQQFQYNIDIVPDRSSLVNIRKKTTENFREYAIRWREQAARVKPPMKKSEMIDVFLQAQEPDYFHYLLSAVGKTFAEVIKVGEMVENGIMSGKIVCQAALKATTQVLQNGSRNIGGKKRREDVATIVSAPRTHVLGNSPQHYFPSQAPQYSFPYTPYHAF; encoded by the coding sequence ATGGCCCCCAGAGACGGAAATGAATCGGACAATGATGAGGAGATCCAAAACCAGATGACTTCACATGAAATGGGGACAACAGAAGAGATAAGGGTGTTAAGACAACAAATGGCAGAGATGTACGAGGCTTGGATGAGTAGACAACCTCCACCATCTTCAATCCGAgactattttaatacaaatatgtctCATCCTATCCAGGTATCGAAAAGTTATCCGATATATCCCCCTAGATTCGACCCCTATGCTAACACATCCAATGTCGCTGGAACTTCTATGGCGCGCCCTTCGAATACGCCTGTAATAAGTAATCCACACTTTGTGTCAACTGCCCCGACTAACAACATCCCGCAGCCAACGATGGTGCCCAAATCCAACAACGATCACCCGCCCAAAGTTTGGCGTGAGGAGAGTTACACTCTTAAAGAGACCATTAAAACTCCAAGTTCTCATTCCCACAATCATCAATATAGTTCCCCTGTTGAAATTGAGAGGATGGTCAAGAatgaggaacatgaagaaatgaCTAAGAAAATGAACAGTTTGGAACAGAGTATAAGAGATATGCAAGGACTAGGAGGCCACAAAGGCATCTCGTTCAGTGACTTGTGTATGTTTCCTCAAGTCCATTTGCCTGCTGGTTTTAAAACTCCAATGTTTGAAAAATACGATGGTCATGGAGACCCCATAGTTCATCTAAACAGATATTGCAACCAATTGAGGGGTGCAGAGGGCAAAGAAGAGTTACTTATGGCCTATTTTGGGGAAAGCTTAATAGGGATTGAATCTGAATGGTTCATAGATCAGAATATCACCAACTGGCACACATGGAATGATTTGGCTCGATGTTTGGTACAACAATTCcaatataatattgacattGTTCCAGATCGCTCCTCGTTAGTCAACATTAGAAAAAAGACCACGGAAAATTTTCGTGAATATGCTATCAGATGGAGGGAACAAGCTGCTAGGGTTAAACCACCGATGAAAAAGTCAGAGATGATTGACGTTTTTCTCCAGGcgcaagaacctgattacttTCACTATCTGCTTTCTGCCGTAGGGAAGACATTCGCTGAAGTTATTAAGGTAGGGGAAATGGTGGAAAATGGCATCATGTCTGGAAAGATTGTATGTCAAGCTGCCTTAAAAGCCACAACACAAGTGCTTCAAAATGGTTCTAGAAATATTGGAGGGAAGAAGAGAAGGGAGGATGTGGCCACTATTGTATCAGCGCCTAGGACTCATGTTTTAGGTAATTCCCCACAACACTATTTTCCTTCCCAAGCTCCACAATATTCTTTCCCATACACTCCATATCATGCTTTTTAA